From the genome of Streptomyces sp. NBC_01317, one region includes:
- a CDS encoding alkaline phosphatase — protein sequence MNTRVLGTRWGAPVAAAVTAAVATMVLNPTLGASAAAPQSAAKAKAPAAKNVIFINGDGMGAAMREAGRLHLAGLEGQLAMDRLTASGQLTTTPHDPKAVVTDSAAAATAWATGEKTYNGAISVDVDGNPLATLGQQAKAAGKATGLVTTAQVTDASPAAFFSNTADRGKQDEIARQYLDVSKPDVILGGGEDWWLPAGTPGAFKDKPAEDTSEASKGTKGNLIQKAKKAGYSYVTSAKELDKAKNGKILGLFANEELFQQHPEGQGDVYSPVVDLGTMTSKALGSLDKNKKGFFLVVEEEGTDEFAHSNNGTRVLQSMQQLEKAVAVARAYVATHPDTLLVVTGDHETGGLAVEENDATDESGDAISAEDGPFTIRGSDRTFTIDWTTSGHTSVDVPVTASGPLSDRFSGKHPNTYVHDVLRQVLAPRR from the coding sequence GTGAACACACGCGTGCTTGGTACGCGATGGGGCGCGCCCGTCGCCGCGGCCGTGACCGCCGCCGTCGCGACGATGGTGCTCAACCCGACGCTGGGTGCGTCGGCCGCTGCTCCGCAGTCCGCGGCGAAGGCCAAGGCGCCCGCCGCGAAGAACGTCATCTTCATCAACGGTGACGGCATGGGCGCCGCGATGCGCGAGGCGGGGCGCCTGCACCTCGCCGGCCTGGAAGGCCAGTTGGCCATGGACCGCCTCACCGCGTCCGGCCAGCTCACCACCACCCCGCACGACCCGAAGGCCGTCGTGACGGACTCCGCCGCAGCGGCGACCGCGTGGGCCACGGGCGAGAAGACGTACAACGGCGCGATCAGCGTCGACGTGGACGGCAACCCGCTGGCGACCCTCGGCCAGCAGGCCAAGGCGGCCGGCAAGGCCACCGGCCTGGTCACCACCGCCCAGGTCACCGACGCGTCGCCGGCGGCGTTCTTCTCGAACACCGCCGACCGCGGCAAGCAGGACGAGATCGCCCGCCAGTACCTCGACGTCAGCAAGCCCGACGTCATCCTCGGCGGTGGCGAGGACTGGTGGCTGCCCGCCGGTACGCCGGGCGCCTTCAAGGACAAGCCCGCCGAGGACACGTCCGAGGCGAGCAAGGGCACCAAGGGCAACCTGATCCAGAAGGCCAAGAAGGCCGGCTACTCGTACGTCACGAGTGCGAAGGAACTGGACAAGGCCAAGAACGGCAAGATCCTCGGCCTGTTCGCCAACGAGGAGCTGTTCCAGCAGCACCCCGAGGGCCAGGGCGACGTCTACAGCCCGGTCGTGGACCTCGGCACCATGACCAGCAAGGCGCTGGGCAGCCTGGACAAGAACAAGAAGGGCTTCTTCCTCGTGGTCGAGGAGGAGGGCACCGACGAGTTCGCGCACTCCAACAACGGCACGCGCGTCCTCCAGTCGATGCAGCAGCTGGAGAAGGCCGTCGCGGTCGCCCGCGCCTACGTGGCGACGCACCCCGACACCCTGCTCGTCGTGACGGGCGACCACGAGACCGGCGGTCTCGCGGTCGAGGAGAACGACGCCACCGACGAGTCCGGGGACGCGATCTCGGCCGAGGACGGGCCGTTCACCATTCGCGGCAGCGACCGTACGTTCACCATCGACTGGACCACGTCGGGCCACACCAGCGTGGACGTCCCGGTGACGGCGAGCGGCCCCCTCTCGGACCGCTTCTCGGGCAAGCACCCGAACACGTACGTGCACGACGTGCTGCGTCAGGTGCTGGCGCCGCGCCGCTGA
- the cobN gene encoding cobaltochelatase subunit CobN, which yields MILLLSTSDTDLLSARAANGAGGPVPFRYANPARLAPDDLPALLDGADLVVVRLLGGLRAWQEGIDLLLAHDRPLVVLTGEQAPDAQLMEASTVPIGIAAEAHAYLAHGGPANLDQLARFLSDTVLLTGHGFEPPEPAPTWGRVHRRVETLDALGRQPVVAVLYYRAHHLSGNTAFIDTLCEAVEDAGGRAVPIFVASLRAPEPELLQALGGVDVIVTTVLAAGGTRPAEASAGGDDESWDAGALAALDVPILQALCLTSSRAAWEESDEGLSPLDAASQVAVPEFDGRLITVPFSFKEIDEDGLPSYVADPERSARVAGIAVRHGRLRHIASQDKRLALVLSAYPTKHSRIGNAVGLDTPASAVALLRRLREEGYDFGDEEVPGLESGDGDELIYALIEAGGHDQEWLTDEQLARNPVRIPAADYRRWFGQLPADLREAVERHWGPAPGEMFLDKSRAGSGGDPDGDIVLAALRRGNLLILIQPPRGFGENPIAIYHDPDLPPSHHYLAAYRWIQATREDGGFGADAMIHLGKHGNLEWLPGKNAGLSASCAPDAALGDLPLIYPFLVNDPGEGTQAKRRVHATLVDHLVPPMARAESYGDIARLEQLLDEHAAIASMDPAKLPAIRAQIWTLIQAAKLDHDLGVADRPEDEGFDEFILHLDGWLCEIKDAQIRDGLHVLGGAPAGAARVNLVLAILRARQIWGGTSSLPGLREALGLDESAATRTTADEAEEQARALVQAMEDAGWDPAAAPRIAAGHGQAVADILGFAAREVVPRLAGTTDEIDHVLHALDGGFVPAGPSGSPLRGLVNVLPTGRNFYSVDPKAVPSRLAWETGQALADSLLERYRTDNGDWPTSVGLSLWGTSAMRTSGDDIAEALALLGIRPVWDDASRRVTGIEPIPAAELGRPRIDVTLRISGFFRDAFPHAIGLLDDAVRLAASLDEPDDMNFIRAHAQADLAEHGDERRATTRIFGSRPGTYGAGILQLIDSRDWRTDADLAEVYTVWGGYAYGRELDGRPARGEMETAYKRIAVAAKNTDTREHDIADSDDYFQYHGGMVATVRALKGTAPEAYIGDSTRPETVRTRTLVEETSRVFRARVVNPRWIEAMRRHGYKGAFELAATVDYLFGYDATTGVVADWMYDKLTETYVLDPENRQFLQEANPWALHGIAERLLEAESRGMWEKPDPAVLDALRQVFLETEGDLEDNGAED from the coding sequence ATGATCCTGCTCCTGTCGACCTCCGACACCGACCTGCTCAGCGCCCGCGCCGCCAACGGGGCGGGCGGCCCGGTCCCGTTCCGGTACGCGAACCCGGCCCGGCTCGCGCCGGACGACCTGCCCGCGCTGCTGGACGGCGCCGACCTCGTCGTCGTGCGGCTCCTCGGCGGGCTGCGTGCCTGGCAGGAGGGGATCGACCTCCTCCTCGCCCACGACCGGCCCCTCGTCGTCCTCACCGGCGAACAGGCCCCCGACGCGCAGCTGATGGAGGCCTCCACCGTCCCCATCGGCATAGCCGCCGAGGCGCACGCGTACCTGGCGCACGGCGGGCCCGCCAACCTCGACCAGCTGGCGCGGTTCCTCTCCGACACGGTCCTGCTGACGGGGCACGGCTTCGAGCCGCCCGAGCCCGCGCCGACCTGGGGGCGGGTCCACCGCCGGGTGGAGACGCTGGACGCCCTCGGCCGGCAGCCGGTTGTCGCCGTGCTCTACTACCGCGCCCACCACCTGAGCGGCAACACTGCCTTCATCGACACGCTGTGCGAGGCCGTCGAGGACGCGGGCGGGCGGGCCGTGCCGATCTTCGTCGCCTCCCTGCGTGCCCCCGAGCCCGAGTTGCTCCAAGCGCTGGGCGGGGTCGACGTGATCGTCACCACCGTGCTGGCCGCCGGGGGCACCCGGCCGGCCGAGGCCTCGGCCGGCGGGGACGACGAGTCCTGGGACGCGGGCGCGCTCGCCGCCCTGGACGTGCCGATCCTCCAGGCCCTCTGCCTCACCAGCAGCCGCGCCGCCTGGGAGGAGAGCGACGAGGGGCTGTCGCCGCTGGACGCCGCGTCGCAGGTCGCGGTGCCGGAGTTCGACGGCCGGCTCATCACCGTCCCGTTCTCGTTCAAGGAGATCGACGAGGACGGCCTCCCGTCGTACGTCGCGGACCCCGAGCGGTCGGCGCGCGTCGCGGGGATCGCCGTACGGCACGGGCGTCTGCGCCACATCGCGAGCCAGGACAAGCGCCTCGCCCTGGTGCTCTCCGCCTACCCGACGAAGCACTCGCGGATCGGGAACGCGGTCGGGCTCGACACCCCCGCGAGCGCCGTCGCCCTGCTGCGCCGCCTGCGCGAGGAGGGGTACGACTTCGGCGACGAAGAGGTCCCCGGCCTGGAGTCCGGCGACGGCGACGAGTTGATCTACGCCCTGATCGAGGCCGGCGGCCACGACCAGGAGTGGCTCACCGACGAGCAGTTGGCCCGCAACCCGGTCCGGATACCCGCCGCCGACTACCGGCGGTGGTTCGGGCAGCTCCCCGCCGACCTGCGGGAAGCGGTCGAGCGGCACTGGGGCCCGGCGCCCGGCGAGATGTTCCTCGACAAGAGCCGCGCGGGCTCGGGCGGCGACCCCGACGGGGACATCGTCCTCGCGGCGCTGCGGCGCGGGAACCTGCTGATCCTCATCCAGCCGCCGCGCGGCTTCGGCGAGAACCCCATCGCGATCTACCACGACCCCGACCTGCCGCCCTCGCACCACTACCTGGCCGCGTACCGCTGGATCCAGGCCACCCGTGAGGACGGCGGCTTCGGCGCCGACGCCATGATCCACCTCGGCAAGCACGGCAACCTGGAGTGGCTGCCCGGCAAGAACGCGGGCCTGTCCGCCTCCTGCGCGCCCGACGCGGCCCTCGGCGACCTGCCGTTGATCTACCCCTTCCTGGTCAACGACCCGGGCGAGGGCACCCAGGCCAAGCGGCGCGTCCACGCCACGCTCGTGGACCACCTGGTGCCGCCGATGGCGCGTGCCGAGTCGTACGGCGACATCGCCCGGCTGGAGCAGCTCCTGGACGAGCACGCGGCGATCGCCTCCATGGACCCGGCCAAGCTGCCCGCGATCCGCGCCCAGATCTGGACGCTGATCCAGGCGGCCAAGCTCGACCACGACCTGGGGGTGGCGGACCGCCCGGAGGACGAGGGTTTTGACGAGTTCATCCTCCATCTCGACGGCTGGCTCTGCGAGATCAAGGACGCGCAGATCCGCGACGGCCTGCACGTCCTCGGCGGGGCGCCCGCCGGGGCCGCGCGCGTCAACCTGGTCCTGGCCATCCTGCGCGCCCGCCAGATCTGGGGCGGTACGTCGTCCCTGCCGGGCCTGCGCGAGGCCCTCGGCCTGGACGAGTCCGCCGCCACCCGCACCACCGCCGACGAGGCCGAGGAACAGGCCCGCGCGCTCGTGCAGGCGATGGAGGACGCCGGCTGGGACCCGGCCGCCGCGCCCCGTATCGCCGCCGGCCACGGCCAAGCCGTCGCGGACATCCTCGGCTTCGCCGCCCGCGAGGTCGTCCCGCGCCTGGCCGGCACCACCGACGAGATCGATCACGTCCTGCACGCGCTGGACGGCGGGTTCGTCCCGGCCGGGCCGTCCGGGTCTCCGCTGCGCGGCCTGGTCAACGTCCTGCCGACCGGCCGTAACTTCTACTCCGTCGACCCGAAGGCCGTCCCGTCCCGCCTCGCCTGGGAGACCGGCCAGGCGCTCGCGGACTCCCTGCTGGAGCGGTACCGCACCGACAACGGCGACTGGCCCACCTCCGTCGGGCTGTCCCTCTGGGGTACGAGCGCGATGCGCACCTCGGGCGACGACATCGCGGAGGCCCTCGCGCTGCTCGGCATCCGGCCCGTCTGGGACGACGCGTCCCGCCGCGTCACGGGCATCGAGCCGATACCCGCCGCCGAGCTGGGCCGCCCCCGCATCGACGTCACCCTCCGTATCAGCGGCTTCTTCCGCGACGCCTTCCCGCACGCGATCGGGCTGCTGGACGACGCGGTCCGGCTCGCCGCCTCGCTGGACGAGCCGGACGACATGAACTTCATCCGCGCCCACGCCCAGGCCGACCTGGCCGAACACGGCGACGAACGGCGCGCCACCACCCGTATCTTCGGCTCCCGGCCCGGTACGTACGGGGCGGGGATCCTCCAGCTCATCGACAGCCGCGACTGGCGTACGGACGCGGACCTCGCCGAGGTCTACACGGTCTGGGGCGGGTACGCGTACGGCCGCGAGCTGGACGGCCGCCCGGCGCGCGGCGAGATGGAGACCGCGTACAAGCGCATCGCGGTCGCCGCCAAGAACACGGACACCCGCGAGCACGACATCGCGGACTCGGACGACTACTTCCAATACCACGGCGGGATGGTGGCCACGGTGCGCGCGCTCAAGGGCACGGCCCCTGAGGCGTACATCGGCGACTCGACCCGCCCCGAGACGGTCCGTACGCGCACGTTGGTCGAGGAGACCTCGCGGGTCTTCCGCGCCCGGGTGGTCAACCCGCGCTGGATCGAGGCGATGCGCCGCCACGGCTACAAGGGCGCGTTCGAGCTGGCCGCGACCGTCGACTACCTCTTCGGGTACGACGCGACGACCGGCGTGGTGGCCGACTGGATGTACGACAAGCTGACGGAGACGTACGTACTGGATCCGGAGAACCGGCAGTTCCTCCAGGAGGCCAACCCCTGGGCGCTGCACGGGATCGCCGAGCGGCTGCTGGAGGCCGAGTCGCGCGGGATGTGGGAGAAGCCGGACCCGGCGGTCCTGGACGCGCTGCGGCAGGTGTTCCTGGAGACCGAGGGCGACCTGGAGGACAACGGCGCCGAGGACTGA
- a CDS encoding cobalamin biosynthesis protein CobG → MLAAMPPTSPTPVNRDEAPVRERGDACPGALRLHAADDGRLARLRLPAGVLTYHQAEVLESAAERLGDGHLDITSRGNIQLRGLGESCGGQLARVLYDAGLLPSEAHERIRNIVASPLAGLDSRGSGRDQDQGRSSSHSVQLWSKELDELLCASATATALSGRFLFALDDGRGDVAALGADVTLLAQRYGNPTLHIQTNPSGWRVSATDAARAAFVTAETFLTVAAAGGSGAWRVRELPAGHGLEAAVTTRLAEAGIAAEREPAADREPGPTAGPPAPGAVRSPDGTVALSVQAPLGRLSAAQWRILRTAAAKAAATADAGGAGTTPYGTLRVTPWRGVIVPGLAPDTADDLLDRLRTAGLVTAPDSPWHGVSACTGRPGCAKALSDVRADAARALRPPGRQLPSPPPPGLPVHWSGCARRCGHPQGTSWVDVVATGEGTYDVSVDGDARTTAAGRRAGQAAGQELADAVAAARTTTPTMTR, encoded by the coding sequence ATGCTCGCCGCCATGCCGCCCACCTCGCCAACACCCGTGAACCGGGACGAAGCTCCCGTGCGGGAGCGCGGTGACGCCTGCCCCGGCGCGCTCCGGCTGCACGCCGCCGACGACGGTCGGCTGGCGCGACTGCGCCTGCCCGCAGGGGTGTTGACGTACCACCAGGCGGAGGTGCTGGAGTCCGCGGCGGAGCGCCTGGGCGACGGACACCTGGACATCACCTCGCGGGGCAACATCCAGCTGCGGGGGCTGGGCGAGAGCTGTGGCGGGCAGCTCGCGCGGGTGCTGTACGACGCCGGACTGCTGCCGTCCGAGGCGCACGAGCGGATACGGAACATCGTCGCCTCGCCCCTGGCCGGGCTGGACAGCCGGGGGTCGGGGAGGGACCAGGACCAGGGCCGATCCTCTTCGCACTCTGTGCAGTTGTGGTCGAAGGAACTGGACGAGCTGCTGTGCGCGAGCGCGACCGCGACAGCCCTCTCCGGACGTTTTCTCTTCGCGCTGGACGACGGCCGGGGCGATGTGGCCGCCTTGGGCGCTGATGTGACCTTGCTCGCACAACGCTACGGCAACCCCACCCTGCACATCCAGACAAATCCGTCAGGCTGGCGAGTGTCCGCCACCGACGCGGCCCGGGCGGCGTTCGTGACGGCGGAGACCTTCCTCACCGTCGCGGCGGCGGGCGGCTCGGGCGCCTGGCGCGTACGGGAACTGCCCGCCGGCCACGGCCTGGAGGCGGCGGTGACCACGCGGCTGGCGGAGGCGGGGATCGCGGCCGAGCGCGAACCGGCGGCGGATCGGGAACCCGGGCCTACGGCCGGCCCCCCGGCACCCGGAGCGGTCCGCTCCCCCGACGGGACGGTGGCGCTGTCCGTCCAGGCCCCGCTGGGCCGGCTGAGCGCGGCCCAGTGGCGGATACTCCGGACGGCGGCGGCGAAGGCCGCGGCAACGGCGGACGCGGGCGGGGCCGGAACCACGCCGTACGGGACCCTCCGCGTGACCCCCTGGCGCGGCGTGATCGTGCCCGGCCTCGCCCCGGACACCGCCGACGACCTGCTCGACCGCCTCCGTACCGCCGGACTGGTCACCGCCCCCGACTCCCCCTGGCACGGCGTCAGCGCCTGCACCGGCCGCCCGGGGTGCGCCAAGGCCCTCTCCGACGTACGGGCGGACGCGGCCCGCGCCCTGCGCCCGCCCGGAAGGCAACTGCCCTCACCGCCACCCCCCGGCCTGCCCGTCCACTGGTCCGGCTGCGCCCGCCGCTGCGGCCACCCCCAGGGCACCTCCTGGGTCGACGTCGTCGCGACGGGTGAGGGCACCTACGACGTCTCCGTCGACGGAGACGCCCGTACGACCGCGGCGGGACGAAGAGCGGGACAGGCAGCGGGACAGGAACTCGCCGACGCGGTCGCGGCGGCACGGACGACGACCCCCACCATGACGAGATGA
- a CDS encoding precorrin-8X methylmutase — protein MSETPVSTAFDYEKDGPAIYRQSFAMIRAEADLTGLPADVSQVAVRMIHACGMVDLVRDLAFTPGVVARAREALRAGAPILCDVAMVASGVTRKRLPADNEVVCTLSDPSVPGLAAALGTTRSAAALELWRDRMEGAVVAVGNAPTALFRLLEMIEEGAPRPAAVIGVPVGFVGAAESKDALAAHPSGLEHLVVRGRRGGSAIAAAAVNAIASEEE, from the coding sequence ATGAGCGAGACCCCAGTGTCCACAGCGTTCGACTACGAGAAGGACGGCCCGGCGATATACCGGCAGTCCTTCGCCATGATCCGCGCCGAGGCGGACCTCACCGGGCTGCCCGCCGACGTCTCCCAGGTCGCGGTCCGGATGATCCACGCCTGCGGGATGGTCGACCTCGTGCGCGACCTCGCCTTCACCCCCGGTGTGGTGGCCCGCGCCCGCGAGGCCCTCCGCGCGGGCGCGCCGATCCTGTGCGACGTCGCCATGGTCGCCAGCGGCGTCACCCGGAAGCGCCTGCCCGCGGACAACGAGGTCGTCTGCACCCTGTCCGACCCGTCCGTGCCCGGCCTGGCCGCCGCGTTGGGGACCACCCGCAGCGCGGCGGCCCTGGAGCTGTGGCGGGACCGCATGGAGGGCGCGGTGGTGGCCGTCGGCAACGCCCCGACCGCGCTGTTCCGGCTGCTGGAGATGATCGAGGAGGGCGCGCCGCGCCCGGCCGCCGTCATCGGCGTGCCGGTCGGTTTTGTCGGCGCGGCCGAGTCCAAGGACGCGCTCGCCGCCCATCCCTCCGGGCTGGAACACCTGGTCGTACGGGGCCGGCGCGGCGGCAGCGCGATAGCGGCGGCGGCCGTCAACGCGATCGCGAGCGAGGAAGAATAG